CATTGGGTgggaaactaaaaaaaataaaaaatagaagccCTATTACACCTAAGCCTAACTTCAATTCACCAAATCAAGATTCGACGTTGTAGTCATTATGAACTCGCTCAACATCGATCATAAAATCAAATTAACTCATTACTTGAAAGTTAAAACTTTTCAAATTTGTCATAACCCAAACCCATGACACATATTATTCGTTTTAAGCGCTGAACTTTTGCATCTATATCCAGTTTTAGAGTCACAATTGAACTTATATCCACTTTACAAAAAAAACTTTACAAGCCTATCCACTCTACAATCAACTTCAGACTTATCGGGCctgaatttaaaaataaattagtcTAGTTTCGATGCACTTAAGATCAAATAAGTTTGAAGTGCAACCAATAGTTTTGCATTTAAGGCCAGTAAGtttgaagtgaaaaattgcacttcagatgcacttaggGGCAAAAGGTCTGAAGTGCCACACATGTTTCCctacacttaaggccaataagtctgaagcgaaaaattgcacttcagatgacTTAAGTCcaaaaggtctgaagtgcaaccaacgttttcatgcacttaaggccaaataggcctGAAGTGCAAATTGCCCAGAAACAGAAATTGGTTCTTCGAATTTTAACAATCCAATATACGATTTAGTACCTAAATCTATTCCAAATAAGCTCAAATTCGAAATATAACATCCAAATATCATCAAGAACAAACCCCAATCATCAATACGTCAAAACAATAATAaatctaacaaacacattttacaattaagagaaaaaaaaaccctaagcaatagaaaaaaaaacacaacaacagCTCACTACTGTAAAACATCATAAACTACCTTAAAATATATTCACAAACACCATATAAAATCACTAttactcgaagaagaagaagaagagaaggaggaggaggaagaagaagaagaagaagaaagatttgTTTAAACAGTGGGtataagttttaaaaaataaaaaagtgggTACATGTTAAATGGGGGCAACCAAATAGGGTGCCTGTAAGTTTTTAGGGTTTGCCCCACCATCATATTGAAGGAGATTCAATCTTATACCATATTTGTCAAGATTCAAGCCTATGGCACGTAAGCCCGCTTTGGGCCTAGGCCCGCACATATTTGTCTTTCGAGTTACGCTACATCGAGCCCCAAAAGTATGCATATCATGTGAACTTATTCATCCCTTCTAAAGCTTTTTACTTTTCTGTCTCATTTTGATGTGTGATTCGCCTAAACCCTAAGGTGACATATACGCCCCTTCGCATAAGTGGATTAATCAAGCGCAGATGGATAAACAAATCACCTCATCGACAAAAAGAACTCAATTTATTAAATCATTCATTACTCAAGCAATTTCaaatttttcttctgtttttccaCCGGTTAGTACTAATGAAAGTGGTTTAAATTTAAATActtcctccggtccaaaatacGTAATTTTTTAGTTATTTTCACACGTATTAAGAAATctaccttttaacattaattagcaataaaattgaccatattaacacatactccaacactatttactTCAAGAGCAAtgtaagaaaaaaataattaattcattcttgaaatctaaaaaaatcacttattttggaccacaaaaaaggccaaaaaataacttattttggaccggagggagtagttATTAAATAGTGGCTTAGGTTTAAATAGCAGCCCCAAAAGTGGCTATGATGCACTTGGCCCAATTTAAATCGAAAGATTTTAGCCCAGGCCCATATTCATTTTAGTGGGCTGGATAAACTAGAATCAGATCGATCCAAATTCGACCCGCTACTACCTTGCCCACCATTTCTGCTATATATGCCCTAAACACTAAACTTGTGCTCCTCTGTCGTCTTCTCTGCAGCGAACTTCTCGACGTTTTCCGCGAATCGAATTGTatgtttctattttcttttttttatatatataattatacattttACATCATCTCCACCGCACTTTCAGATCTTGTAATGACAGTTGAAATCACAAAAGAATAGTAGTTTGTAACATGCATTCTTGATTTGTATCTCAGCAGGGTTTAGATATGGCTTTTACAGAGTGCAGTTTAGCCTTCATCTTTCATTTTAAAGTGTTGGGTTATTGTCTAATTGAAGCTGGGGAAAAAACTATCTAAATTGAAATGATAATTAGCAAAAAGAGAAGCAAAGGAGATTGAGATATCTGATGATACAAAAGAGTTTGGGaacttttgtttgtttttgggtGCATTTTGTCATGAGAATGAAGGTTAATATTCTATGATACACAAAAAGTGAGCTTACATgcctctttgattgatttgttcagtGAGTCATATCATGCCAGCCGACTGGCTAAGCTAGCGATTGGCCATAGATTCCCAAATTTGTTTCGAAAAATCTGATTTGgctgaagtttggtttgaagatgaaaatgtgtttgggcatgcgttttcaaaacatattttccaAATTTATTCTGGAAAAAATGTATATTATTAGTGTTTGTAAATATTGGGATTTGGAATTTTGCCAAAATATAggcaaaatttatggccaaacatgtgtttgccaaataaaatccaaatttattttggcaaaatctatggccaaacgagTCCTAAATGCCTAGCCCCAAGTTTCTTAGACTGCTAATTATTTGGTACACAGCACTTCGATGGCCACCTTCTTATCATTAGCGTTTTTTGCTTTGTGACTTTTGTAGGTTTAAGCATCAGTCTACTGTAAGATCTGACAAGTAAATTGCTTCTGATTTGGCAACATGGCTAGTGGACCTGGGCTTGAGTCTCTTGTCGATCGTATGTATTCTCTTATTACTTCTATTTGTTTTCTTTACGAAATTAACacatatttttgtccagaaattAGCCCGTATTTTAATAGAATAACactctttgttttctttcttttggtgtTCCAGAAACCATCTCAGTTATTACAAACGATGGGCGAAATATAGTGGTGAGTTGTATTCATTTCCCTGTTTTTGTAAATCTTAGAGAGAAGACTCTGTTATTTTGCTGACCAGTTGGTTCTTTGTCCAGGGAGTTTTGAGAGGATTTGACCAGGCTACAAATTTGATTCTAGATGAATCTCATGAGAGGGTGTATTCAACAAAGGTCTTTGTTAAACCCATTTAGATTTCAATAATCTCTAAACATCTCATGGCATAGTGATTCCTTATTAGAGCAACCATGAAAAGTGTTATCCAATATATATTTATTCTGCTAATTACTGCTTGCAGTTGGTGCAGGGTGTCCACTAGAATTTGTTTAATTGTTATATGTCAATTCCAGCATTGCTGCTACAGGTGGTACCTTCAGCGGTGAATTATAAGCTAGAGTTCCTAGCACTATACTGTATCTAAGTTTGAATTTGTCTCATGGAATGTGCCTACAAAGTACAAACCGAACATGCTTTCTAGACATGACCGTTGGCAAAACAGAGGGGGCTAGACCATCTTGTAgtttacaacaacaataacatacccagtATATTTCCACAAGTGGGGCCTGGGGAGGGTAGTTTGTATGCAatccttacccctaccttgtgaaggtagagatgCCTGTAGTTTACTGGAATGAATTTATCTGTTCACTGCTATTTTGAGTAAACTCCTTTATGGTTAGGAGACTAATGAATCTGCTATTTTGCTTAATTAGAAAATTGGGTTGGATATCATAATATGTTCCTCTGCTGTAGTCgaatcaaccccccccccccccaccacaCACACACAATTTTTTTTATACGCAACTTGGATGTACCTGCTATCAGCCCCATAGAGGTGAAACATAGATGCTCAGATTGGAACAGTGTTTGTTGTTGGATGTCCATATTTTTACTTTGATTCTGTTTTTTCTGAAGTATCCCTTTTGCCTTCTTTCTCGTTCATACAGTTGTTAATTCGTTAATCCTCGATATACTGAGTGCTACTTTTTATATGCAGGAAGGTGTACAGCAGCTCGTCTTAGGTCTTTATATCATAAGAGGGGACAACATGTACGTATTTTGTTTGCTTCCCCGTCATATACTAAAAAAATGGACATGTGTTGCTTATAGTGATTAGCAAACAATGAGAATGTATTCCTTATGAGGTTCTTTTCCTTCATTGTTGCAGAAGTGTTGTTGGGGAATTGGATGAAGAGTTAGACGCAAACTTGGATATGTCGAAACTTAGAGCACATCCATTAAAGCCAGTTGTTCACTGATTTTCATCTTGGCATGAGTTTGTAATGTTGGAATGGAATGGATCAAACGTCGGTTACCAAGGAACTTTTGGTACAGTTTGTAGAATTAAATTCGGATGTGTTATGTGCCTCTGAACAAATCCTTCTAGTCTGTGATTCGCCACTGTATGCCTTTGGTTATGCTCTAGTTTTGTGTAAGTTACATTTGGTACATAGTCTTCCAGTTATGCTCTACTTTTGTCCCAAAACTGAGTCTGGTGGCTAGATCAAATGTGATGGTTGATTCTCACAAGCCAAAACATGGGCTTTCATTGAAATATATATTCTTCCTAAGTGACAagtccaagaaaaagaaaaaagtgtAACTCCCcacctcccttcctcctccagtTAAAATGTAATAGGGGTTGAGGAGGGATCAGAGTGGGGCTACACACAAAGGGAAACAGGCAAATAGGCTGATTTTGAGAGTCGCTATACAATAtcattttccctttctttttggtgttttaggCCATACATGCGTTAGATTGGCCAGAATTTGCTCCAGTTGAGCGACTTGGAAAGAGATTGGGGGAGGGAGGTAAATAGCGGTCTACAGAGGTACGGTGAGGTGAGTGCAACACTTACGTTTAACAGTTTGGTGCGTTAAACTCCTGCTATGCATAAagtttagaaggaaaaaaaaaattcagtgCGTACATGTCTAGAAAGAACTCCTTCCATAACTTTGACTGTGACCTCTTACTTGGCCAGACAGCATTTTAACCGTTTCATCAAGAATTATTAACTTGGATGGATGAAGAACTTTTGGATGATAAGGCGCACACTTTAGTGCCTTATCTATTTTGAGAGGCAACCTAAAATTGAACTTCTCCGAGCTTCAGGGCTTAAGGGCGTCTCAAATGAGAAACAATATTGGGAGGGGATCCTTCCTGTTATAAACAGTACATTTCTATCCTATTTtatgttttgttattttttttctttttttaaattccTTCCCAAGTTAGGAGGATTTGTACTGTTTTCACACTTCCCTCCAGCGTGACTCGAATCCAAGACCTAACGGTTGTGGGTGGAGGTGCTTTACCAACTGAGCAACCAACCCTCACTTGTTTTTGTTATCTGCTTAAGACAGAATTGTTTATCGGCAAGGTAAATTTACTTTTTTTGCTATTGACCTTGTCGATCGTCCGACGAAAGCTTTCCAAATCGGCGCTTTTCTTAGATCCCCCGAATTCACTGCTTTTCTTAGACCCCCCGAATTTTCTTCTCTACCCATGAACCGCTAGCAGGTATTAATGTATTAACCCCCCCGGGTAACACCCATTTCCATTTTATTCTGCTTTTTGTGCTTTATATATTCATAATTTGAGTAGAATCTGATGCTGCAATTgctttttaattccaaaaattagGGGTTTGTAAGTTGTTTTTCCACATCGAGATCGTGTAGCTTTCTGGGATGTTTAGTAGGATCGAGTTTTCTTGCTCATTTTGAAGGTTTTATTACTTGGGTACTCGTTCATTACTGATTTTGGggtttttttggaatttttgtttGTTAATTAAGTTCAAACCATAAGTTTGCATAAACCGTCTTCTTTTAATATTGCATAAGTTTCAGAACTGAGCATTTGGTCAATTCCACTCCTATCCGATTTTTTATATGAGAACTTCTGAAATAGCCGAATCTCCTCGCCTATTTCAGAAGCTTGCTTGTTGTTTTTCTTCAATTAATTTCGGCTGCTAGTTACTTTCGGTGCtacaccagtggtagcggtgatagctcTTGTTGGTctttgggtcgtggtattttctgtgttttcagggAAATTCTCAAAGTGGTTGGATACAAGTTGGGCGCACTAGCActagcaaaggagagcaacctggaCGAGCATCAGCAAAGGGCGGTGGGAAGCATTGCGTGAGCTTGCAAGTATATCGAGGGCTGCAAATCAACACATGTTTAGTTCTCGGGAATTGGTACCTCCCGTTCTACTGTtttccttttggtgttagctaaattgatgTTACTTTAGTTCACAATAGTTAAATCATTCAATAGGTGTACAAGTAGTCACTtctttccttctagtttgatttgttgTCCGTGGTGCACTAGCGAGTCTTTTGTAGATCTGTCGTAGGTGTAGTGGcggcagtctgggatgatagattaAAGGCATGTCCTCAGGTGGGGCAGAGGGAGGGGCAAAGAGTGGGCTCGGggtcagggggtgggtcgggaggcaggggaggtagagtgggcaagggagcctataggttgagaatcgggtcatgaaacataggttcgctaacgagtaagtctatagagttggcgaagatccttcagaagaggaagattaatatagcgtgtgtccaggagactaggtgggtcggatcgagggcgagaaACGCGGATgggtattgtgagcacgtgatttttgtttttgcgcgacagtcgctccaaaagaataaaattggtcctgctgtacaattctTGGATTttttgtgcggcactttgttgatttatttgtgactttggcccatttttatttatttactttattaaaacaaaataaaaaaaatgtgtacgtgtcatgcataatctgaaccgtaacatggtttaaatagaaaggcataaacaggcatctttgtccgtgattttgttttgtttgattttacttgttttgaaatattttagtgtgtgtgcgaataattgtattgagtgtgtatttaatttttgattttttgtttagttttgtttttaaataaataaggaaaagaaataaaaaaataattaaaaaaaagaaaagaaaagaaaaggtccctttcttcttccggacttgggccaattttaacaaaattggcccaaacaaacagcccaaaacccaggcctgcccggtccagaccacctgatgcccagagaatccaaacgacgtcgtttcggtacaggttgatctgggccgttgatctcaaattgatcaacggccaagatcaattccccataacccaccaataaacccgacccgtcttacCCGGACCGGCCCCAACCctcaaccctcaaaacgacaccgtcccatttaagccttcagatccagaccgtagatctagattgatctaacggtcaaggttcacccacccactaactatataaacccttcaccataccctgccccccccaGCCAACACCCTCGCCTTCGTCTTtaccaaacccatccccttcaaaccctag
This genomic stretch from Nicotiana sylvestris chromosome 9, ASM39365v2, whole genome shotgun sequence harbors:
- the LOC104238444 gene encoding sm-like protein LSM8 codes for the protein MASGPGLESLVDQTISVITNDGRNIVGVLRGFDQATNLILDESHERVYSTKEGVQQLVLGLYIIRGDNISVVGELDEELDANLDMSKLRAHPLKPVVH